A section of the Paenibacillus yonginensis genome encodes:
- a CDS encoding MBL fold metallo-hydrolase: MGLQLQMLGTGSAFAKKNYNNNALLLGDDFTLMIDCGITAPASLYQLGKNFGDIDACLITHIHGDHVGGLEEFGFQCKFIYQKRPVLYIAETLVKPLWENTLKGAMGEEGVDSLDAFFDVRPLKEGQTYELFKGLTVEIFRTPHMPGKNSYSLLLNGDVFYSADMTFQPDLVYKLVNERGVRRIFHECQLTGQGAVHTTLEELKSFPEPIKAMISLMHYGDEFDQFEGKTDGMDFLKQHKIYDI; encoded by the coding sequence ATGGGATTACAGCTGCAAATGCTGGGCACGGGAAGTGCTTTCGCCAAGAAAAACTATAATAACAACGCCCTGCTGCTCGGCGATGATTTCACCTTGATGATCGACTGCGGCATTACAGCGCCCGCCTCCCTTTACCAGCTCGGTAAAAATTTTGGCGATATTGATGCCTGCCTCATTACGCACATTCACGGCGATCACGTTGGAGGACTTGAGGAATTCGGCTTTCAGTGCAAATTCATCTACCAGAAACGTCCAGTTCTGTATATTGCTGAGACGCTGGTCAAGCCGCTTTGGGAGAACACGCTGAAAGGCGCCATGGGCGAGGAAGGCGTGGATAGTCTGGATGCTTTCTTCGACGTTCGCCCGCTGAAGGAAGGACAAACCTACGAGCTGTTCAAAGGCCTCACCGTCGAAATCTTCCGGACGCCTCACATGCCGGGCAAGAACAGCTATTCCCTGCTGCTGAACGGCGACGTCTTCTACAGCGCGGACATGACCTTTCAGCCGGACCTGGTCTATAAGCTCGTGAACGAACGCGGCGTGCGCCGAATCTTCCACGAATGCCAGCTGACTGGTCAGGGAGCGGTGCATACTACGCTGGAGGAGCTGAAGTCGTTCCCGGAACCTATTAAAGCCATGATTTCGCTCATGCATTATGGGGAC
- a CDS encoding sigma-70 family RNA polymerase sigma factor → MEDWYYGYRRYALSISYRMLGTMEDAEDIIQDCFIELQQKPREEIQNPKSYIAKMTVNRCLNLLNSARKQRETYVGEWLPEPLPGSGGDISFSYAGSAAASLPHSELSHGSTPVAPEAVAEQKDMISYAFLVLLERLNPLERAIFILREAFRYSYKEIAEMLGKTESNCRQVYSRARKNLPAGGLLPENHYAFPPGEDLDRRQLLERFTKAFMAHDTRSLLALLAEQPVFISDGGDSVHTVLRPMKGRKGVLALLSSPRIFSTLRKAEAVCLPVNGELQLIFREQDQVSAVLCLALSQDQTQIQSLYLIVSPQKLKRISNFLSGEQQRNK, encoded by the coding sequence CTGGAAGACTGGTATTACGGCTACCGAAGATACGCTTTATCCATCTCTTACCGCATGCTGGGGACGATGGAGGACGCGGAAGACATAATCCAGGACTGCTTTATAGAGCTGCAGCAGAAACCCAGGGAGGAAATTCAAAACCCCAAATCTTATATCGCCAAAATGACGGTAAACCGTTGCCTGAACCTGCTGAACAGCGCTCGCAAGCAGCGGGAAACCTATGTGGGAGAATGGCTCCCGGAACCCCTTCCCGGCTCCGGTGGTGATATATCCTTCAGCTATGCCGGTTCGGCGGCTGCCTCCCTCCCCCACTCCGAACTCTCGCACGGGAGCACCCCGGTTGCCCCGGAGGCTGTAGCAGAGCAGAAGGACATGATTTCGTACGCTTTTCTTGTCCTGCTCGAACGGTTAAACCCGCTGGAGCGTGCGATCTTTATACTTCGCGAGGCCTTCAGGTACTCCTATAAAGAAATTGCAGAAATGCTTGGCAAGACGGAGAGCAACTGCCGGCAGGTCTACAGTCGCGCCCGTAAAAATCTGCCCGCAGGCGGGCTCCTTCCGGAAAACCATTATGCTTTTCCGCCCGGGGAGGACTTGGATAGACGGCAATTGCTGGAACGCTTCACAAAAGCTTTTATGGCCCACGACACCCGGTCTTTGCTGGCGCTGCTTGCCGAGCAGCCGGTCTTTATTTCAGATGGCGGCGACTCCGTCCATACCGTGCTTCGCCCAATGAAAGGCCGCAAGGGTGTGCTGGCGCTGCTAAGCTCCCCGCGTATCTTTAGCACTCTGCGGAAAGCAGAAGCTGTATGCCTTCCGGTAAACGGGGAGCTTCAGCTTATCTTTCGGGAGCAGGACCAGGTTTCGGCGGTGTTATGCCTGGCCCTCAGCCAGGATCAGACGCAGATCCAAAGCCTGTATTTGATCGTAAGTCCGCAGAAGCTAAAGCGCATCTCCAATTTCCTGTCGGGCGAACAGCAAAGGAACAAATAA